One Setaria viridis chromosome 3, Setaria_viridis_v4.0, whole genome shotgun sequence DNA window includes the following coding sequences:
- the LOC117849583 gene encoding protein LURP-one-related 8 — translation MTAKVHPNVAVPTLGQQPAAAPADEEPVTLTVWRKSLLFNCRGFTVFDASGNLVYRVDSYASDSRAEVVLMDAAGRALLTVRRRKVIGLGADQWLVYPGEETRLPPLYAVKRAAQYMRGAGKSMAHVAPCSGAAGGKQAGGGYEVEGSYLRRCCTVYDARRRAVAEVRPKEAVGSDVFRLVVQPGTEVSLAMAVVLALDQMFGKPSLLRSWSS, via the coding sequence ATGACGGCGAAGGTGCACCCGAACGTGGCCGTGCCGACCCTCGgccagcagccggcggcggcgccggccgacgAGGAGCCTGTGACCCTGACGGTGTGGCGCAAGTCGCTGCTGTTCAACTGCCGGGGGTTCACGGTGTTCGACGCCAGCGGCAACCTGGTGTACCGCGTGGACAGCTACGCCTCCGACTCCCGCGCCGAGGTCGTGCTCATGGACGCCGCGGGCCGCGCGTTGCTCACCGTCCGCCGCAGGAAGGTGATCGGCCTCGGGGCGGACCAGTGGCTGGTGTACCCCGGCGAGGAGACGCGCCTGCCGCCGCTCTACGCCGTGAAGCGGGCGGCGCAGTACATGCGCGGCGCCGGCAAGTCCATGGCGCACGTCGCGCCGtgctccggcgcggcgggcggcaagcaggccggcggcgggtacgAGGTGGAGGGGTCGTACCTGCGACGGTGCTGCACGGTGTAcgacgcgcggcggcgggccgtgGCGGAGGTGCGGCCCAAGGAGGCCGTGGGCTCCGACGTGTTCCGCCTGGTGGTGCAGCCCGGGACGGAGGTGTCCCTGGCCATGGCCGTCGTCCTCGCGCTCGACCAGATGTTCGGCAAGCCGTCCCTGCTCAGGAGCTGGTCCTCCTAG
- the LOC117849582 gene encoding uncharacterized protein translates to MEPRRISASPRPCSGRRVVARKRPRQESVVSSVRKLQRREISSRRDRACAMTAAQERFRNITLQEEFDTHDPKENCLLLPYLRKRSKIIEIVAARDIVFALSQSGVCAAFSRETNQRICFLNGSPDEVIRSLFYNKNNDSLITVSVYGSENFSALRCRTTRIEYIRRGQPDAGFSLFETESLKWPGFVEFDDVNGKVLTYSAQDSTYKVFDLKNYTLLYSVSDKNVQEIKISPGIMLLIYTRTSSSVPLKILSIEDGTVLKSFSHLLHRNKKVDFIEQFNEKLLVKQEGENLQILDVRNFQLTEVSRTEFMTPSAFIFLYELQLFLTFRNRSVAVWNFRGELVTSFEDHLLWHPDCNTNNIYITSDQDLIISYCKADSTDSSSEENAGSINISSILTGKCLAKVNSGNGNSCKQKKAWKFQNTVSEALEDITALYYDEERDEIYTGNRHGLVHVWSN, encoded by the exons ATGGAGCCGAGGCGGATCTCGGCGAGCCCGCGCCCGTGCAGTgggcggcgggtggtggcgaGGAAGAGGCCGCGGCAGGAGTCGGTCGTGAGCAGCGTGCGGAAGCTGCAGCGGCGGGAGATCAGTTCCCGCCGCGACCGCGCCTGCGCCATGACCGCCGCCCAGGAGCGCTTCCGCAACATAACGCTGCAG GAAGAGTTTGACACTCATGACCCTAAGGAGAACTGCTTGCTACTCCCTTACTTGAGGAAAAGGTCAAAAATCATTGAGATTGTTGCAGCACGTGATATAGTCTTTGCTCTTTCACAGTCAGGAGTATGTGCTGCTTTTAGTAGAG AGACAAATCAGAGAATATGCTTTCTGAATGGAAGTCCTGATGAAGTTATCCGCAGTTTATTTTACAACAAGAATAATGATTCACTCATTACTGTGTCAGTgtatggttctgaaaatttcagTGCTCTGCGATGCAGAACAACTCGAATAGA GTACATTCGACGTGGACAACCAGATGCTGGTTTCTCTCTTTTTGAGACTGAGTCCTTGAAATGGCCTGGATTTGTGGAGTTTGATGATGTCAATGGGAAGGTTTTGACTTACTCTGCTCAAGACAG CACTTACAAGGTGTTCGATTTGAAAAACTACACATTGCTGTATTCGGTATCTGATAAGAATGTTCAAGAAATAAAGATCAG CCCAGGAATAATGCTATTGATTTATACAAGAACAAGCAGCTCTGTTCCTCTGAAGATTCTTTCCATTGAGGATGGTACAGTCTTGAAGTCCTTCAGCCACCTTCTCCATCGTAACAAGAAGGTGGATTTCATTGAACAGTTCAATGAAAAGCTTCTGGTCAAGCAGGAAGGAGAGAATCTTCAAATTCTTGAT GTAAGGAACTTTCAATTGACAGAAGTGAGCAGGACTGAGTTTATGACTCCATCTGCCTTCATTTTTCTGTATGAGCTGCAACTTTTCTTGACTTTCCGGAATCGATCAGTAGCAGTTTGGAACTTTCGAGGTGAACTGGTCACATCATTTGAAGATCACCTGTTGTGGCACCCTGACTGCAACACAAACAACATATACATAACAAGTGATCAAGATCTTATTATTTCATACTGCAAGGCTGATTCCACTGATTCATCTTCAGAAGAAAATG CTGGCTCTATAAACATAAGCAGCATACTGACGGGGAAATGCTTGGCAAAAGTAAATTCCGGAAACGGAAATTCGTGCAAGCAAAAGAAAGCATGGAAGTTCCAGAATACAGTCTCAGAGGCCCTTGAGGACATCACAGCTCTGTACTATGATGAAGAGCGTGATGAGATCTACACTGGCAACCGGCATGGCCTTGTCCATGTGTGGTCGAACTGA
- the LOC117849074 gene encoding cation/H(+) antiporter 15, translated as MAAVLPTAGAAGTLSPRNAMAQVAARGNISSAASVVCYSPMMVTAYGIWQGVNPLEFSLPLFILQTAIIVATTRLLVLLLKPIRQPRVIAEILAGVILGPSVMGQVDVWAKTVFPLRSLLTLETVAHLGLLYFLFLVGLEMDVNVIKRSGKKALIIAVAGMALPFCIGTATSFIFRHQVSKNVHQASFLLFLGVALSVTAFPVLARILAEIKLLNSDLGRIAMSAAIVNDMCAWILLALAIAISEVNSSAFSSLWVLLAGVLFVLACFYVVRPLMWWIVRRVPEGEAVSDVHVTLILTGVMIAGVCTDAIGIHSVFGAFVYGLVIPSGQLGVVLIEKLEDFVTGLLLPLFFAISGLRTNVTRVRDPVTVGLLVLVFTMASFAKIMGTILIAVSYTMTFRDGVALGFLMNTRGLVEMIVLNIGRDKEVLDDESFAVMVLVSVAMTALVTPVVTTVYRPARRLVGYKRRNLQRSKHDAELRMLACVHTTRNVPSIISLLELSNPTKRSPIFIYALHLVELTGRASNMLAAHHSASNQSRSAGASDHIFNAFESYEESVGGVSVQALTAVSPYQTMHEDVSVLAEDKHVSLIVLPFHKQQTVDGGMEPINASLRGFNESILSSAPCSVGILVDRGLSAAAARMSTVHHVVLLFFGGPDDREGLAYAWRMVEHPGVCLTIVRFIPPDYKTPALAPPQPVAARAPAGNVHARAITIVPDAAKSERQMDEEYLGEFRTRNVGNDAVQYMEQVVANSEETLAAIRDLDSAHELYIVGRHPGEAGSPLTSALAEWMDSPELGPIGDLLVSSEFSKMVSVLVMQQYVITAPQPAVPVTDDPVRQYVTNANQRTTVARGGWGAAADF; from the exons ATGGCCGCGGTGCTGCCaacggcgggggcggccggcacGCTGTCGCCGAGGAACGCGATGGCgcaggtggcggcgcgcggcaaCATCTCCAGCGCCGCCTCGGTGGTGTGCTACTCGCCGATGATGGTCACGGCCTACGGCATCTGGCAGGGGGTCAACCCGCTCGAGTTCTCGCTCCCGCTCTTCATCCTCCAGACGGCCATCATCGTCGCCACCACCcgcctcctcgtgctcctcctcaagCCCATCCGCCAGCCACGCGTCATCGCTGAGATCCTC GCCGGCGTGATCCTGGGGCCGTCGGTGATGGGGCAGGTGGACGTCTGGGCGAAAACGGTGTTCCCGCTGAGGAGCCTGCTGACGCTGGAGACGGTGGCGCACCTCGGCCTCCtctacttcctcttcctcgtcggGCTCGAGATGGACGTGAACGTGATCAAGCGGTCGGGGAAGAAGGCGCTCATAATCGCGGTGGCGGGGATGGCGCTGCCGTTCTGCATCGGCACGGCCACGTCCTTCATCTTCCGGCACCAGGTGTCCAAGAACGTGCACCAGGCCTCCTTCCTGCTCTTCCTCGGCGTCGCGCTCTCCGTAACGGCGTTCCCGGTGCTGGCGCGCATCCTCGCCGAGATCAAGCTGCTCAACTCGGACCTCGGCCGCATCGCCATGTCCGCTGCCATCGTCAACGACATGTGCGCGTGGATCCTGCTCGCGCTCGCCATTGCCATCTCCGAGGTGAACAGCTCCGCCTTCTCCTCCCTGTGGGTGCTCCTCGCCGGGGTGCTCTTCGTGCTCGCCTGCTTCTACGTCGTCCGCCCGCTCATGTGGTGGATCGTCCGCCGCGTCCCCGAGGGCGAGGCCGTCAGCGACGTGCACGTCACGCTCATACTCACCGGCGTCATGATCGCCGGCGTCTGCACCGACGCCATCGGCATCCACTCCGTCTTCGGCGCCTTCGTCTACGGGCTCGTCATACCCAGCGGCCAGCTCGGCGTCGTGCTCATCGAGAAGCTCGAGGACTTCGTCACGGGGCTGCTGCTCCCGCTCTTCTTCGCCATCAGTGGCCTCCGCACCAACGTCACCCGGGTGCGCGATCCCGTCACCGTGGGGCTCCTCGTGCTCGTGTTCACCATGGCCAGCTTCGCCAAGATCATGGGTACCATCCTCATCGCCGTCTCCTACACCATGACCTTCCGCGACGGCGTCGCCCTCGGCTTCCTCATGAACACCAGGGGCCTCGTCGAGATGATCGTCCTCAACATCGGCAGGGACAAGGAGGTGCTGGACGACGAGTCGTTCGCGGTGATGGTGCTGGTGTCGGTGGCCATGACGGCGCTGGTGACGCCGGTGGTGACGACGGTgtaccggccggcgcggcggctggTCGGGTACAAGCGGCGCAACCTGCAGCGCTCCAAGCACGACGCGGAGCTGCGCATGCTGGCGTGCGTGCACACCACCCGCAACGTGCCCTCCATCATCTCGCTGCTGGAGCTCTCCAACCCCACGAAGCGCTCCCCCATCTTCATCTACGCGCTGCACCTCGTGGAGCTCACGGGGCGCGCCTCCAACATGCTCGCCGCCCACCACTCGGCCTCCAACCAGAGCCGCAGCGCCGGGGCCAGCGACCACATCTTCAACGCCTTCGAGAGCTACGAGGAGAGCGTGGGCGGCGTGTCCGTGCAGGCGCTCACGGCGGTGTCGCCGTACCAGACGATGCACGAGGACGTGTCGGTGCTGGCTGAGGACAAGCACGTGTCCCTCATCGTGCTCCCTTTCCACAAGCAGCAGACGGTCGACGGCGGCATGGagcccatcaacgcctccctcCGGGGCTTCAACGAGAGCATCCTCTCCTCGGCGCCGTGCTCCGTGGGCATCCTCGTGGACCGCGGcctcagcgccgccgcggcgcgcatGTCGACCGTGCACCACGTCGTGCTGCTCTTCTTCGGCGGGCCCGACGACCGCGAGGGGCTCGCCTACGCGTGGCGGATGGTGGAGCACCCGGGGGTGTGCCTCACCATCGTCCGCTTCATCCCGCCGGACTACAAGACCCCCGCgttggcgccgccgcagcccgtggcggcgcgggcgcccgCGGGCAACGTGCACGCGCGCGCCATCACCATCGTCCCGGACGCCGCCAAGAGCGAGCGGCAGATGGACGAGGAGTACCTGGGCGAGTTCCGGACGCGCAACGTCGGCAACGACGCCGTCCAGTACATGGAGCAGGTGGTGGCCAACAGCGAGGAGACGCTGGCGGCCATCCGGGACCTGGACAGCGCGCACGAGCTCTACATCGTGGGGAGGCACCCGGGGGAGGCCGGGTCGCCGCTCACGTCGGCGCTGGCGGAGTGGATGGACTCGCCGGAGCTCGGGCCCATCGGCGACCTGCTCGTGTCGTCCGAGTTCTCCAAGATGGTGTCGGTGCTGGTGATGCAGCAGTACGTTATCACCGCGCCGCAGCCGGCCGTGCCAGTGACGGACGACCCCGTCCGGCAGTACGTCACCAACGCCAACCAGCGGACGACGGTGGCCCGCGGCGggtggggcgccgccgccgacttctGA